CTCATGGCCACACCTTCGcctccccccagccctcctcatcctccgctactgcccctctccctccccctcctttctccagggagagagcgagggatgcgCCGGCCACTCGAAGTTCCTCGGGGGCGGTCTCCTTTTCGCTCTCACTGTCTGCGCAGTCGGCCGTGGCCAAGAAAGGCTCCAACTTATCGGTGCAGACGCCAAAGCAATGCTTCGCCCCTGCAGTGGCACCGGTTAAAAGTCTGCCCACACCAGCCAGGAGGGGCCGCAGGCCGAAGAGAGCAAAGGAGGAGCAGCAGAAAACAGAGGAGTGCTTCAGAAGCAAGGAGGAAGAGATACCTCCACGTTCTACCCCCGAGCCGGAGGAAGAAGAGCCGGGTGAGGAGCTGGAGCTGTGTggagctggggaaggggagagTCCTGAGAATAAGAGTGCCGAGATGGCTAGGTATGTGATGGATAATATGGTTCTGCTGCATTGGGGAGAAAGTCGGGCCTAACTGAAATGTGAAATATGAAGTTCTGAATCAAAACTGCTTGAGAAATGACAGCATATTCTGCAATTCTATCATTATTATTGTGATAAAGATAAAGTAAAAATATTACTTTTTGacatgttattgtttttactttctctctctccctctctctgcctctctccttttTCTAGCTCTCACAGACATCACATGccccctctcctatcctccctctcCTGCCTGGTGCTCTTCCTCCGCCGGCAGCAGCACTCTTCCTTCTTGTCCCTATCTCGCTCCTCCAGTTCGGCCGAGGCCTGGCGCCTACTTTGCCACTCCAGCCTGGCGCTACTTATCCTCTACAACCGGCACCGTGAGTGCGAAGTGGCCAAGCTCACCACCCAGGACTACCACAACCGCACCACCACACCGAGCCCGACCCAGGCTAACTTGGCCAACGACCCCCCCACTGGCCTAGAGGCCATCCTCTCCCCCTTCGAGCGCCAGGTACTTTGCCACCTCCCCCGGGCAGGTGTGCTGGGTAAGCGGGGGCGTATCCAGCCCCTCATCCTGCCCCCGCACTGCGAGCCCTGCATGGAGCTGCTCCTTCAGACCTCTGCCAATGTGGGCGTGGACCCCCACAGCCCCTACGTCTTCTCCCGGCCCTTCCACTCGCCCGCCACGCCGCTCCGGGGCACCGACCTGCTGCGCAACCTGGCACGTGCCAGCGGCGCCAAGAACCCCGGAGTGCTGACCCAAACGCGAGTGCGCCGGCAGGTGGCCATCCTTACCCAGTTACTGCTCCTGGAGGAAGGTGAGGGGCAAGGCCTGCCGGGCGGGGCGGCTGGCAAGCGCCTGGAAGACTTCCTGCAGCGGGAGTACCACGTAACCCAGAGCTGCACCACGATAGGCCGAGACCCTGCGTTGATGGGACATGTGGGCAGGGTGGTGCTTTATGGGGAGCGGCAGGGCGTGCTGTTCAGAGGGATGAGCCTGCAGCACATTTGTCTGGAGCTGGATGGTAAGGAGACACTGCCGGGAACTCGGCTCTGGTATGACGAAACTAGCACTCACTACTAATTCATGACAGAACGCCATCCCTAAAAAAATTACGTTTCTGTTCATGAAGGGTTTGCACCAGTTACCTTCAGAAGGGAATACAAGATAAAAGTTGCATTTAGGTGTGAACTATTCATCTCCCCAATTTTCTCTCATTGTGAtgttggaggagaggaggaaacaaggAGGTTCTGAGATGGATCAGCAGTAGAGTAATTGATAGCTTTGTTTAACATGAGTATGCTTGTCATGCTCACTAGGGGTATGTTTACTTGTTGTAAGTTGTTAATAAAGCAGTAATACGGGAGGCTTTACACTGAGGGAGGCGACACAAGGGCAATTCTTCTCTCGCTATGACACAGCTGTGAGCAAACTAATCATATCATTTTAAATAGATGGGAGCTCTTAATACTGCACCTTGCGATTCCATTGCCTGCAGTAAAACAATCTGTCCTTATCAGACATTGTTAACGGACTATGTGATATGTTACTGTTTGCTCATTACAAGTGTGTAAATTCCAGAGGAAAACGTTGCCCTGAGTCTCCAAGTCCTTTacattgtaaactcagcaaaaaaataaatgtccctttttcaggaccctgtctttcaaagataattcgtaaaaatccaaataacttcacagatcttcattgtaaagggtttaaacactgttttccatgcttgttcaatgacccataaacaattaatgaacatgcacctgtggaacggttgttaaggcactaacagcttacagacggtaggcaattaaggtcacagttatgaaaacgtaggacactaaagaggcctttctactgactctggaaaaacaccccaaaaaagatgcccaaggtccctgctcatctgcatgaacgtgccttaggcaggCTGCAAGgacgcatgaggactgcagatgtggccagggcaataaattgcaatgtccgtactgtgagacgcctaagacggcgctacagggagacaggacggacagctgatcgtcttcgcagtggcagaccacgtgtaataacacctgcacagatcggtacatccgaacatcacacctgtgggacaggtacaggatggcaacaacaactgcccgagttacaccaggaacgcataatccctccatcagtgctcagactgtccgcaataggctgagagaggctggacccaccatcgctggaccagacaggactggcaaaaagtgctcctcactgacgagtcgcggttttgtctcatcaggggtgatggtcggattcgcgtttatcgtcgaagcaatgagcgttacaccgagggctgtactctggagcgggattgatttggaggtggagggtccgtcatggtctggggcggtgtgtcacagcatcatcgaactgagcttgttatcattgcaggcaatctcaacgctgtgtgttacagggaagacttcctcctccctcatgtggtacccttcctgcaggctcatcctgatatTACCCTCTTGCATGTCAATACCACCAGCCACACTGCTCGTTctttgcgtgatttcctgcaagacaggaatgtcagtgttctgccatggccagcgaagagcccggatctcaatcccattgagcacgtctgggacctgttggatcggagggtgagggctagggccgttccccccagaaatgtctgggaacttgcaggtgtctttgtggaagagtggggtgacatctcacagcaataactggaaaatctggtgcagtccatgaggaagagatgcactgcagtacttaatgcagctagtggccacaccagattctgactgttacttttgattttgaccctcccttatttcaggaacacattattcaatttatgttagtcacatgtctgtggaacttgtaaagtttatgtctcagttgttgactcTTGCTATGAAAatgaacgcagttgacagtgaggacatttctttttttgctgagtttgaaAGGCAGGTGTTGGTGAATGAACAAAGCATGTTGTATGTTATATTCCTGTTGACATATGTGCCCTCTCCCTCTTCTATCCCTATTCAACAGTGATGGTGGGTAACTCTGCAGACTCCTTCTCAGTTGACTCCGACGGGGAGGCAGAGAAGATGGAGGTGGTGAAGAAGCGACCAGGTCGACCCCCCCGCAAGAAAAAaggaccccctccctctgtcaACCCTCCGCTCCCTGGTGCCCACAAAAGGAGAAGCATCCAGCCCAAGTCCGGTATGTACCATTGTATTTCTCGGCCTACCCAATGCTTGATATATTAATGCATATTTTGGTGAATTGTTTTGAACAAAAGCCTATTTTTGTGAGCCACTGTGTGCTAGCGTCAGACAAATTTGATCAACAAGGGACTCGACAAGCGACTCGATTACTTCCTTAACACCTATCGATCTTTTCAAATCTAGAAATCTTAGTCACATTCTAGTCATTTCATCCTTCGTTAGTTTTTGTTTTCAGTCGACTAAAACTCTGGAcaatttttgtcttgttttagtCACATCCATTTTAGTCACATAATAGTGTAAATAATGAATGTTTAGGCAACCTCTAACTTCTAACTCTTATACCTTAGCTGGCAACATTGATATTGTGGCAGATGGTAACCAATGCCAGACATAATTAAGCATATAGGCTATAAAGCCTTGGctacaggttaaacaatttacagCTCTGATTTTCTCCCCATCATAACCATCAAGGGGGGAAATAACAGTGGTTTCCTTGAAAAGGGGAGAATTTGAGCTTTCCGAGTATTACTTTACTCCTAATATTCAACAAATGGCACATGTTTTTCCAATCTGAAAAAGTTAACTGCAACTCTCATTTGAGGACCGTGGTGCGAGAGCGGCAACGCAGATTAATGAATAACAGCGCACATTGTGATCAAagcaaaaatagcctacatgaaagtgAGATCAATCAGACCACGCAACTGAAAGATGTAAATTCTGCCAATGAGAGGATTGCATAAAATATTTTGCATGCATGCTTATGGTTGGACAAAACAATTGAAAAGTAGCTTCATGTCAAATGAAATGGCACATGGAATTCTCATCTGGTCACATTTTCGTACACTAAAATGAAAAGTAATTTGTAATAGTTATCGTTTTTCCCCCCCAGGGCGTCTCGTTATCGTCAATAGATCGTTGAGTATTTTTCATCATAAAAGCTATGCATGAACCTCTTTAGTCAGAAGTCACACATTTGACAGATAGTTAGGACACCTCATGAGCTTCCCTAACCAGTCAAGTATTTACCAGCAGCTGTCTTGATAATAGAAAAATGCAGGGTATCAGTGGTTGCTGCGCCACAAGCAATTTCTATGGAgttgttaaaaaaatattttgataatTTATGGATTGATCATATAATTATCTACATGCAACAGTGTCTCTTGTGCCCTTCACAATAATTTCACAAGGCTTATTTCACATGATATGCCTAAATACCTAATAACAAATGAGCTAACAAATAAAGATGATTTTCTATCGGTTTATTGTATTACCTACATTGTATTATTGGAGCGCAATATCACATTGTTTAAAAAATGCAGAGGTCGGGCATGACTAAGTTGGGCAATTGAAGGCATCTAGAACTTATGTTGACTTTGATTGTGTTCGATGAAAATGAGAGACCTTTCAAACATGGTATGCAGCATTGTTTGCAACATTATCGTCAAGTGACTTGAGGCCGACTGTGCCAAAGCGATTTAGTTGTTAAATGGGAGTGACTAGTGGGTTGATATAACAGTAATAGTGTCAGAATTCAGCTTTAAACAACCATAAATTGTTTTATGCATgccaacatacagtgcattcggaaagtattcagaccccttgactttttccacattttgttatgttacagcctttattctaaaatgtattaaatagtttttccccctcttttcatcaatctaaacacaataccccataatgacaaagatattttttttttttgcaaatttgcctgaaatatcacatttacataagtattcagaccctttactcaatactttgttgaaacacctttggcagcgattacagcattacgtcttcttgggtatgactttacaagcttggcacacctgtatccgcccggccaaactgagcaattgggggagaagggctttggtccgGTAGGTGACCAAGACCCCGATGGTCActgtcagagctctagagttcctctgtggagatgggagaaccttccagaaggacaaccatctctgcagcactccaccggacggaagccactcctcagtaaaaggtacatgacagcccgcttgtagtttgcctaaaggcacctaaagactctcagaccatgaaaaataagattctctggtctgatgaaaccaagattgaactcttaggcctgaatgccaagcgtcacgtctggaggaaacctggcactgtcCCTACAATGAAGAATGGTGGTaacatggcagcatcatgctgtgggaatgtttttcagtggcagggactgggagacttgtcaggatcgaggaaaagatgaatggaggaaagtacagagcgatccttgattttaaacctgctccagagcgctcaggacctccgaaCTGGGGCGcagcttcaccttccaacaggacaacgacccctggcttcgagacaagtctctgaatggccttgagtcgcccagccagagcctagacttgaacctgatctaacatctcgggagagacctgaaaatactgtgcagcaatgctccccatccaatatgacagagcttaagaggatctgcagagaaggatgggagaaactccccaaatacagatatgCCAAgctttagcgtcatacccaagaagactcgatgctgtaatcgctgccaaaggtgcttcaacaaagtactgagtaaagggtctgaatacttatgtaatatttcatttttttaaataataaatatattaacaaaacatttttggctttgtcattatggtgtattgtgtgtagattgaggggacaAAAATGAAcaattacattttagaataagtctaacgTTACAATATgtgaaaaaagtgaaggggtctgaatactttcccaaagacagaatgtgtgtgtatattacaTATCAGCAAAAAAAAATTACCTCTCATTGTtaactgtttattttcagcaaacttaacatgtgtaaatatttttatGAAGATAAGAtttaacaactgagacataaactgaacaagttccacagacacctgactaacagaaattgaataatgtgtccatgagcaaagggggggtcaaaatcaaaaataacagtcagtatctggtgtggccactaactgcattaagtactgcagtgcatctcctcctcatggactgcatcagatttgccagttcttgctgtgagatgttaccccactcttccaccaagctCACTGACATttatggggggaatggccctagccctcatcctccgatccaacaggtcccagacgtgctcaatgggcttaagatccgggctcttttctggcagaacactgacaatcctgtcttgcaggaaatcatgcaaaGTACTGGAGGgtcaagatgagcctgcaggaaaggtaccacatgagggaggaggatgtcttccctgtaacacacagcgttgagattgcctgcaatgataacaagctcagtctgatgatgctgtgacaaaccgccccagaccatgacggaccctccacttccaaatcgatccctctccagagtacaggccttggtgtaacgctcattccttcgacgataaacgcgaatccgaccatcacccctggtaagacaaaaccgcgactcgtcagtgaagagcactttttgccagtcctgtctggtccagcgtttggtgggtttgtgcccataggcgacgttgttgccggtgatgattggtgaggacctgccttacaacaggcccacaagccctcagtccagcctctctcagcctattgcaggcagttgttgttgccttcctgtacctgtcccgcaggtgtgatgttcggatataccaatcctgtgcaggtgttgttacacgtggtctgccactgcgaggacaatcagctgtccgtcctgtccctgtagctctgtcttaggtgtctcacagtacgaacattgcaatttattgccctggccacatctgcagtcctcatgcctccttgcagcatgcctaaggtgcCTAAGGTGTTTTTCagaatcagtagaaaggcctctttagtgtcctacgttttcataactgtgaccttaattgcctaccgtctgtaagctgttagtgtcttaacgaccgttttaCAAggattaatgtcaggaattgtgaactgagtttaaaagtatttggctaaggtgtatgtaaacttcagacttcaactgtatatataatttaTTATTAGAATAGatgttataattttttttgtgtgtattgttagatattcctgcactgttggagataggaacacaagcatatcgctacacctgcaataacatctgctaaatgtgtatgcgaccaataagaTTCTATTTTTTTTACTGCACACAGACTGAGTCCactcaacttattatgtgacttgttagacacatttttactcctgaacttatttaggcttgccataacaaagcggTTGAGTACTTATTAACGCaagtcatttcagcttttaatttgtaattaatttgtaaacttaaaaaaagaaaacattaTAATAATTATATCTGCTTTGACATTATGCGGTGTTGTatttaggccagtgacaaaacatctagctgtaatcaattttaaaatcagtctgtaacacaacaaaatgtggaaaaagtaaagcggTGTGTACACttgctgaaggcactgtatcgaTTAGGGGTTCGGTGCTCTGTGGGGATGGATTTGGAATTGGGTAATTGATACACATGAGTCTGTCCTGTGTTCCCAGGGAAGCGTGGGGTGCTGAAGCGGCCCTGGTCGGAGGCGGAGCGAGTCGCCGTGGAGACGCACCTGAAGAGGAACATCATGGAGCTGCGCGTGCCAGCCAAGGCAGACTGCGAGCGCTGCTTGCACCTCTGCCCTCTTCTGGTCAGCAACCAGCGCGACTGGAGGGCCATCAAGTTTTACTGCCACAACCGCATCCAGCTACTGAAGAAACAAGGTCGGAAGGAGAGTGCAGGACGAGGCACACTCTGTTAgatagggatggggagagagagagaaaggaagtgaGAGATGGAAGAGGTCGAGAACCGACTGCTATGATCTGGAGTGACCTGTTTCTGGTCCTGGCGACGTAAGTGCAGTCTACTGGTTTTCTACTGAATTAACCTGACCTCTGACTTCATTTTAAAGACTCGTACCTGGGACTAGAAGTTCAATATTAGTCCATATTTGTAATGCGGTGTTGACTTAATCAAGAGTCAAAACGATAACTAATTGAGATTAGTTGAAATGTCTCCTGTAACCCGGGGCCatatccacaaagcgtctcagaaaaGGCCCAAGGAATCCTGTTAAAACCTGTTGTAAAAGAACTCctagctcagagtaggttttaggatgttaagtcACTGCTCCGACAAACTCAATGTCTTATCTTGTTATCACAACAGTTTGAGGTACTCCAAAGGAAAGATAGTGATGGCGCTTTTTGACATTGTTGCAAATGATTAATCCGTATGAGGCATTGCCAGCTGTGAACTCTATAGCACGCTTCAGACGTGACTGTATGTTGCAATAGTGTAGTGTTTGACATAATTTTTGCCCGACACGGTCAGCCTTCTCTTAATTCTTGCCTAATATGTTGGCATgcgaaatatatatattttttaccaatTCTGATTGTTGTtcaaatctaattagcataatagaAAAATACCCATCAAATTcggtcttttttttcttcttttcggTAAGGAGCAGTTTTTGGCAtaggctgtgtctcaatccaccgcatcctaCAATGTCGCCCTTCCACATTtgcagtgaaaggtggcagagctaaagcggtgtttgtcaggccatgagacatcccgaaagttggtcttctcacaaacgtctgtagcgtattatgaccccccccccatgtcGATTTTAGGTGCGACTCATCACCTAAGAGGCTTCATGCAAagcttttatttttacccatacgGTCGTTCCATATGAATTCACTTCCTGCACCCCTTTAGATTTGAACGAAACCTTCCAAACATGTTTGTCCATGGTAGAAGTTGTctgaaagtgactttttggacctgaatgccaaaacattcaggagatagagTTGcgcaaagttgacccattttgcatttCCCACCCTACCGTAAGACATCCATGTCTTTATGACTGAAAAATATAACTgttgagtttgatatcatttgaaagctttcaaacagggttgtcaagctatttgataatttttttacaatatacatatatatatatatatatatatatatatatatatatatatatatatatatatatgtgtgtatatatatatatatatatatatatatatatatatatatatatatatatgtgtgtgtgtgtgtgtgtgtgtgtgtacacacacacagtaccagtcaaaagtttggacacctactcattcaagggtttttatttattttgactattttctacattgtagaataatagtgaagacatcaaaactattaaataacacatttggaatcatgtagtacccaagaagtgttaatcaaatcaaaatatatttgatattcttcaaagtagtcaccctttgccttgatgacagctttgcacactcttggtattctctcaatgagtaggtgtgtcccaacatttgactggttctgtatatatacagtgcattcgggagagtattcagacccctcgactttttacacattttgttaagtttacagccttattctaacattgattaaatctttttttccccttcatcaatctacacacaataccccataatgacaaagcaaaacaggtttgtAAAATTTTTGCACGTTTATAAAGAAAAACTACTTAATACTTATgacatttacatacgttttcagaccctttacgcagtactttgttgatgcacctttggcagcgattacagcgttgtcttcttgggtatgactctacaagcctGTCATGTTGAATGGGGATTGtcggggccactcaaggacattcagagacttgtcccgaagccactactgcgttgtcttggctgtgtgcttagggtcgttgtcctgttggaaggtggtcTTGAgcgttgatgaaaacctgctccagagcgatctctctgtactttgctctgctcatctttccctctatcctgactagtctccaagtccctggcgctgaaaaacatcccatcagcatgatgctgccaccatgcttcaccgtagggatggtgccaggtttcctctagacatgacgcttggcattc
The DNA window shown above is from Salvelinus alpinus chromosome 31, SLU_Salpinus.1, whole genome shotgun sequence and carries:
- the LOC139561878 gene encoding uncharacterized protein isoform X1; the encoded protein is MAENVRSPFDYREPPTLDSDGDGSKPPPPQPRGRVCGRKRKGTPVKVCDRAYVTEDEEEESLSEHSYSPGGGQYPEGAEDRLPPPGSPYYLADPSQLCVSELGEEGASGVRGPVLFHPPPNCRIREVHCGSQVRLVVIAIHDIAKGEEITVDYSLTDWGENTMGFHSSVSSRGFDCSFNPDNNIKKEEEPGPHPLSLSDYLTPSWSLSPSSSPLTHSEPSDSDREEDEEEDDDDDDDDEEEEMEELRGRMLRRRKKRKIAVTVTTKKNSAANPRAGPGHPCSLSSSQLAASPAQTQSQLATTLAPPTTNINNNININIGSSSGATVSRRQHCSYCGRHYRSLARHLEKHHANQPKVRAAMDLATRHTHSSSTSSHPHSSSTASSHGHTFASPQPSSSSATAPLPPPPFSRERARDAPATRSSSGAVSFSLSLSAQSAVAKKGSNLSVQTPKQCFAPAVAPVKSLPTPARRGRRPKRAKEEQQKTEECFRSKEEEIPPRSTPEPEEEEPGEELELCGAGEGESPENKSAEMASSHRHHMPPLLSSLSCLVLFLRRQQHSSFLSLSRSSSSAEAWRLLCHSSLALLILYNRHRECEVAKLTTQDYHNRTTTPSPTQANLANDPPTGLEAILSPFERQVLCHLPRAGVLGKRGRIQPLILPPHCEPCMELLLQTSANVGVDPHSPYVFSRPFHSPATPLRGTDLLRNLARASGAKNPGVLTQTRVRRQVAILTQLLLLEEGEGQGLPGGAAGKRLEDFLQREYHVTQSCTTIGRDPALMGHVGRVVLYGERQGVLFRGMSLQHICLELDVMVGNSADSFSVDSDGEAEKMEVVKKRPGRPPRKKKGPPPSVNPPLPGAHKRRSIQPKSGKRGVLKRPWSEAERVAVETHLKRNIMELRVPAKADCERCLHLCPLLVSNQRDWRAIKFYCHNRIQLLKKQGRKESAGRGTLC
- the LOC139561878 gene encoding uncharacterized protein isoform X2; amino-acid sequence: MAENVRSPFDYREPPTLDSDGDGSKPPPPQPRGRVCGRKRKGTPVKVCDRAYVTEDEEEESLSEHSYSPGGGQYPEGAEDRLPPPGSPYYLADPSQLCVSELGEEGASGVRGPVLFHPPPNCRIREVHCGSQVRLVVIAIHDIAKGEEITVDYSLTDWGENTMEEEPGPHPLSLSDYLTPSWSLSPSSSPLTHSEPSDSDREEDEEEDDDDDDDDEEEEMEELRGRMLRRRKKRKIAVTVTTKKNSAANPRAGPGHPCSLSSSQLAASPAQTQSQLATTLAPPTTNINNNININIGSSSGATVSRRQHCSYCGRHYRSLARHLEKHHANQPKVRAAMDLATRHTHSSSTSSHPHSSSTASSHGHTFASPQPSSSSATAPLPPPPFSRERARDAPATRSSSGAVSFSLSLSAQSAVAKKGSNLSVQTPKQCFAPAVAPVKSLPTPARRGRRPKRAKEEQQKTEECFRSKEEEIPPRSTPEPEEEEPGEELELCGAGEGESPENKSAEMASSHRHHMPPLLSSLSCLVLFLRRQQHSSFLSLSRSSSSAEAWRLLCHSSLALLILYNRHRECEVAKLTTQDYHNRTTTPSPTQANLANDPPTGLEAILSPFERQVLCHLPRAGVLGKRGRIQPLILPPHCEPCMELLLQTSANVGVDPHSPYVFSRPFHSPATPLRGTDLLRNLARASGAKNPGVLTQTRVRRQVAILTQLLLLEEGEGQGLPGGAAGKRLEDFLQREYHVTQSCTTIGRDPALMGHVGRVVLYGERQGVLFRGMSLQHICLELDVMVGNSADSFSVDSDGEAEKMEVVKKRPGRPPRKKKGPPPSVNPPLPGAHKRRSIQPKSGKRGVLKRPWSEAERVAVETHLKRNIMELRVPAKADCERCLHLCPLLVSNQRDWRAIKFYCHNRIQLLKKQGRKESAGRGTLC
- the LOC139561878 gene encoding uncharacterized protein isoform X3; its protein translation is MGASRHRRSPGGGGQYPEGAEDRLPPPGSPYYLADPSQLCVSELGEEGASGVRGPVLFHPPPNCRIREVHCGSQVRLVVIAIHDIAKGEEITVDYSLTDWGENTMGFHSSVSSRGFDCSFNPDNNIKKEEEPGPHPLSLSDYLTPSWSLSPSSSPLTHSEPSDSDREEDEEEDDDDDDDDEEEEMEELRGRMLRRRKKRKIAVTVTTKKNSAANPRAGPGHPCSLSSSQLAASPAQTQSQLATTLAPPTTNINNNININIGSSSGATVSRRQHCSYCGRHYRSLARHLEKHHANQPKVRAAMDLATRHTHSSSTSSHPHSSSTASSHGHTFASPQPSSSSATAPLPPPPFSRERARDAPATRSSSGAVSFSLSLSAQSAVAKKGSNLSVQTPKQCFAPAVAPVKSLPTPARRGRRPKRAKEEQQKTEECFRSKEEEIPPRSTPEPEEEEPGEELELCGAGEGESPENKSAEMASSHRHHMPPLLSSLSCLVLFLRRQQHSSFLSLSRSSSSAEAWRLLCHSSLALLILYNRHRECEVAKLTTQDYHNRTTTPSPTQANLANDPPTGLEAILSPFERQVLCHLPRAGVLGKRGRIQPLILPPHCEPCMELLLQTSANVGVDPHSPYVFSRPFHSPATPLRGTDLLRNLARASGAKNPGVLTQTRVRRQVAILTQLLLLEEGEGQGLPGGAAGKRLEDFLQREYHVTQSCTTIGRDPALMGHVGRVVLYGERQGVLFRGMSLQHICLELDVMVGNSADSFSVDSDGEAEKMEVVKKRPGRPPRKKKGPPPSVNPPLPGAHKRRSIQPKSGKRGVLKRPWSEAERVAVETHLKRNIMELRVPAKADCERCLHLCPLLVSNQRDWRAIKFYCHNRIQLLKKQGRKESAGRGTLC